The DNA window ATCGAAATCGAAGCCGTCAATCAATCGGTGAAGAAGGCGGCCGGGGACTCACCGCGGGAGGTGCCGAAGGTGCGGCGCACGACTGTGCGTCGACCTGACCGCAGCTCATGAGAGGATCGGCGAACTTCAGGCCCGACGCGTGGGATCGAGTCCGCGCTCACGTAGTCCGCGCTCTTGGCGACCTATCGCTTGCAGATGCCGACCGCCTCCTGAAAGCTGCTCGTGTCGACCGGCCGAAAACGCTCAATCAGGTCGACGCGTACCTGGCCGCTCATGGCGACGGAGTGCTCAACCCGGACGCGTCCTGCCCGCGGGGGCTTATGCGCTTGACGCACGTACTGGTGGCTGATGGCCACGCGTCGGTGAAGCCGCCGGCCTGTACGAATTGTCAACAGCGCGTGTCTCTGACCGCGATCGGTCCGACCGGCCGCATTTGTGGTCGCTGCAGAGATCTCGATCGATCGTTCACGTGCGCGCGATGCGCAAAGACCTCTGTCAGCAGACGCGTCAATCTTCCCGACGGACCCGTGTGCACGAACTGTTACAGCCGCGACCCGTTGTCGCGCAAGGAATGTAGCATCTGCGGACGCCTCCGTCCCCGGGCACGTCGACTCGTCGACGGCGGCGTGCTGTGTCCCACGTGCGCGCCACCGCGCCTATACACCTGCTCGGGATGCGGACAACGGCGCCGCGCCCCGTACGTGGCATCGGAAGGACGCATCTGCACGAACTGCTACGCCAAAGCCAGCACCGTGTGGGTATGCGGATTATGCGGAGCCACCCGGCGCCGCCAAAGCAGCAGCGTCCTCGGCCCGCACTTGTGCGGCACCTGCCGCGCCATCACAACGAGGACCTATTCCGGGATACGTTCACCACACTCGAAATCCACCTGCGCGTTCTGCCGACAACGGCGCGTTGTAGCCCGCCATTGGCCAGCGGGGCCTGTCTGCACACCGTGCGTGCGCAAGGCGAAGATGTACCCGTCACCATGCGCGGCGTGCGGCCAGCAGGCGGTGCTGATCGGATTTGACCCCGACGAGCGCCAAATCTGCGGGCCATGTTCTGGCTCCACGCTCGACTACCGCTGCGCCAATTGCGGTCAACCGGGTATTCGCGCGCATAATCGATGTAGCCGCTGCCACACCGCCGAATTACTGCACAACGCCTTAGCCGGGCCGGATGGCCAGATACCGGCGCAACTGAAGCCACTGGCGGACGCTCTTGCCAACGCCAATGATCCACGCAGCGTCGCCGTCTGGCTCGGCAAGAGCGCCGCCGCGGAGCTCCTCATGAATCTGGCGCGCACCGGACAGACCATCACTCACCACGCACTCGATCAGCTCCCACCCGGTGGGCATGTCAACTACGTACGTGAAATCCTCGTTCGCACAGCAGTATTGACGCCGCGTAACGAATACCTCGAACGTATCGAGCCATGGGTGGATCGCCACCTAGCCAACTATCCCGCCGAACACGCACGGCTGGTCCGCAGCTACACCATCTGGTACCTCCTGCACCGAGCCCGCCGAGCCAAACAACCACTAAGCAATCCCGGGTGTCAACGGCGGGGTGGCTTCTAGGGCGTGTCTCCCAATTTTTCGACTGTTGACCAGCCAGGATTGGCTGGTGACGCGGATTGGTGTGATTTCTGACGAGTTCTGGGCGGTGGTTGAGCCGTTGATGCCTTCGCATGAGGGCAAGCGGGGCCGGAGGTTTGGTGATCACCGGTTGATTTTGGAGGGGATTGCCTGGCGGTTTCGCACGGGATGCCCGTGGCGGGACCTGCCCGCTGATTTCGGGCCATGGAAAACGGTGTGGAAGCGTCATCACCGATGGTCGCTGGATGGCACCTATGACGTGATGTTTGCTCAGGTGGCGCACGCCTTCGGGTTCGACGCCGAGATGGCCGGCGATATCGAGAAGCTGTTGTCGGTGGATTCGACGAACGTACGGGCGCATCAACATTCGGCGGGTGCCCGGTCGGACACGCTGGCAAAAGGGGGCCCTGTCGAATTACAAGAAATCCGCCGATGAACCCGACGACCATGCAATTGGGCGTTCGCGAGGCGGGCTGACCACCAAGATCCACACCCTGACCGATCAGCGCGAAGCTGTTGTCGCGGTCCGGTTGACCGCTGGCCAGGCCGGCGACAATCCGCAGTTGCTGCCTTTGCTCGACGACTACGACCACGCCTGCGCTGAGCACGGTGTGACCGGTGGCGACTTCCGATTGCTCGCCGACAAGGCGTATTCACACCCGAGCACGCGCACCGAATTACGTTCCCGAAGAATCAAGCACACGATTCCCGAACGCAAAGACCAGATCGCCCGGCGCAAGGCCAAGGGATCGGCCGGGGGTCGCCCACCGGCGTTCGACGCCGAGCTCTACGGTCTGCGCAACACCGTCGAACGAGGCTACAACCGGCTCAAGCAATGGCGCGGTATCGCGACCCGCTACGACAAATACGCCCTGACCTACCTCGGCGGTGTCCTATTGGCCTGCGCCGTAATCCATTCCCGCGTCGGAAACAACCAATTGGGAGACACGCCCTAGGGCGTGTCTCCCAATTTTTCGACTGTTGACCAGCCAGGATTGGCTGGTGACGCGGATTGGTGTGATTTCTGACGAGTTCTGGGCGGTGGTTGAGCCGTTGATGCCTTCGCATGAGGGCAAGCGGGGCCGGAGGTTTGGTGATCACCGGTTGATTTTGGAGGGGATTGCCTGGCGGTTTCGCACGGGATGCCCGTGGCGGGACCTGCCCGCTGATTTCGGGCCATGGAAAACGGTGTGGAAGCGTCATCACCGATGGTCGCTGGATGGCACCTATGACGTGATGTTTGCTCAGGTGGCGCACGCCTTCGGGTTCGACGCCGAGATGGCCGGCGATATCGAGAAGCTGTTGTCGGTGGATTCGACGAACGTACGGGCGCATCAACATTCGGCGGGTGCCCGGTCGGACACGCTGGCAAAAGGGGGCCCTGTCGAATTACAAGAAATCCGCCGATGAACCCGACGACCATGCAATTGGGCGTTCGCGAGGCGGGCTGACCACCAAGATCCACACCCTGACCGATCAGCGCGAAGCTGTTGTCGCGGTCCGGTTGACCGCTGGCCAGGCCGGCGACAATCCGCAGTTGCTGCCTTTGCTCGACGACTACGACCACGCCTGCGCTGAGCACGGTGTGACCGGTGGCGACTTCCGATTGCTCGCCGACAAGGCGTATTCACACCCGAGCACGCGCACCGAATTACGTTCCCGAAGAATCAAGCACACGATTCCCGAACGCAAAGACCAGATCGCCCGGCGCAAGGCCAAGGGATCGGCCGGGGGTCGCCCACCGGCGTTCGACGCCGAGCTCTACGGTCTGCGCAACACCGTCGAACGAGGCTACAACCGGCTCAAGCAATGGCGCGGTATCGCGACCCGCTACGACAAATACGCCCTGACCTACCTCGGCGGTGTCCTATTGGCCTGCGCCGTAATCCATTCCCGCGTCGGAAACAACCAATTGGGAGACACGCCCTAGTCAACGTCGCAACAGTTGATGGTCTGGTGAGGTTAGCAGCGCGGTGAAAAGTTCGGCGGGACTGCGGTCTTCGAGGGTGTGGCGGGGGCGGTTATTGATCTCGTATTCGACAGCGCGCAGATGGTCGGGTGTGTAGGTGCTTAGGCTGGTGCCCTTGGGGAAATATTGGCGTAGCAGCCCGTTCGCGTTCTCGTTGCTGCCGCGCTGCCACGGCGAGCGGGAGTCGCAAAAGTAGACCGGCACGCCGAGGTCTGCGGTGATGTCGGTGTGTCGGGCCATTTCGATGCCCTGATCCCAGGTGATCGATCGGATCAAGTTCGATGGCAGGCCACCCATGGTCGTGGCGATCGCGATACGCAGGGAGTCGGCGTCACGGGTGGGAAGGTGCATCAGCCGAATCAGGCGGGTCTGGCGCTCGACCAGGGTCCCGATCGCCGAGCGCTGGTTCTTGCCGACGATGAGGTCACCTTCCCAATGCCCCGGCTGGCTGCGGTCGGCGGGAGCGAATGGCCGCTGATGGATCGACAACATCGGCTGGGCGAACCTCGGACGCCGCCGACCCGGCCGCTGGTGCGCGCGGCGATGGGTCCTGCCAGTGCGCAACGGACCCCGGTGTGACGACCTGACCTGTGGCGGCCGTATCAAGCGCGAATGGGGTTGGTACACAGCCCGGTAGATGCTTTCGTGGCACAACCACATCAATCGGTCCTCGGGGTATTCGCGCCGCAAGTGTCGGGCGATCTGCTGCGGGCTCCACCGTTGAGCGAGGAGCTCGGCGATCAGGTCACACAGGGCGGGATTCTTGTCGACCCGCCGCTGGTGACGACGCGCTCTGCGCTGAACCGCCCAGCGGTGGGCTTCAAACGGCCGGTACTGGCCGTCGCGGCGGCTGTTGCGGCGCAACTCCCTCGATACGGTCGATGGTGCCCGGCCAAGCGTGGTGGCGATCTGCCGAACACCCATGCCCGTGCGGCGCAGATCGGCGATGCCGATCCGCTCCTCTTCGGATAGATAGCGATCGCTGATCTGGCGCACAGCCAAACGATCGAGTGCGGGCACGAATCCCACGGCCTCGCCACGCCGATAGGTTTTGTACCCCCTTGCCCAATTGTTTGCTGCGGTACGGGACACACCGACTTCACGACCCGCCGCCAAGATGGACCAGCCCCGGGCGCGCAGCTCCGTAAATCGCTCACGCTTGGCGGACTGTGGCCGTCGGCCCGGGCCTTTTTTCACGCGACGCGACGATGACAACACAACCTCCAGAACCTAGAGAAGTGTTGCGACCGCCCCTAGAAACCACCCGGGGACACGGGGTCAGTTTTCAGACGACGCCGACACCGGGGCAGCACGCATTCGCCGCCAGGTGTGCGTCGCACTGGAATTCCTCGCTTGGCTCGAGACCCGGGGACGCACCCTCGCCACCATGGACCAAGCAGACATCGACAACTGGTTGGCCCACGGCACCTGGCGACACCGAGAGATCCGGCCCTTCCTGCACTGGACAACTCAGCGTCGCATCACCCACGGCGCCTCCGCGCCGGCCAACCGACCCAGCCCGCCCTCGGTGTTCATCGACGAAGCCACGCACCTCGAGCAACTCCGCCGATGCCTCAACGACAACACCATTGACATCGATGTGCGCGCCAGTGGTGCGCTCATCCTGCTGTACGGAATCACCACCATGCGAGTACTCGGGTTACGACAGAACCAGATACACACCCAGGACGGCCACACCTACCTCACCCTGCGCGACCACGAAATGGTGCTGCCTCCTAAGCTCGCCCAACTGCTCGCACAACTGCCGCGTCCAACCCGGCGCTCGACCCTGCCCGAACCCTCAACACCGGACCGGCTCCTGTTTCCCGGACGAACACCAGACCGCCCAGTCAACTCGGGCGTGTTCGGCAAGCGACTCAAACATAGCGGCCTGACAATCCGAGGCGGTCGCAACACCGGCCTCATCACAATGGCAGCCGAGTTACCGGGCGCAGTTCTGGCCGACCTACTCGCCATCGATATCGTCACCGCGACCCGCTGGGCGGCATATGCCAAACGCGACTGGAATCAGTATCTTGCCACCCGAAAAGCGGGCTCTACCTAGCAATTGCGCCTGCCCCACTAGGGTTAGCCCATTTGATCACCGGTGGTTGCCGTTACAAATATGGTGTGGGGTTTCGGGTTACCGGCCGGGTCCTCCGGGCTGTGGACGTGGCAACGGCCGCGGCTGCCGCCGAGCGCGATGGTTCATCGCGGTCCGCGATTAGTCGAATCCGGCTAGTGTGATTCTCAAGGCTTGTTCCAGTTGAATGTGGAGCGGTGGACTCGTTTTGGTGTCCGTGCTAAGCCAGCGCCGAAGTATGAATTGTGCAGTGGCCAAACCCGTGTGGACCAGCAGCGAGGGGCGGATGTCGGTCACCGCGTCGACGTCCATATGCGTAGCGACCAGTTCGATGAGCCGGTGGTTATCGTTCTCGCTGATCAGCGCCGATTCGCCCAGTAGGTGGGGGGCGGTCCGGATGGCTTCTCGCCAGTATTGCAGATTCTGATTTGCTTTGTCCCAAGCGGTTTCGATAAGCAGACGCATCAGAGTTTCGGTTGCTGATGCATCGGACGGCTGGGCGCGGTAGGACGCAACGATTTCGGCGACCGTTTGCCGGACGGGTGCGACAAGCAGGTCTTCCTTGGTGGGTGCGTAGCGGAAGTAGGTACTGATCGAGATTCCGGCCGCGGCCGCGATGTCCTCGGTTGTCACGGCAGCGAATCCGCGTTCGGCGAAAAGCTGGTGTGCGGTGTTCTGGATCTCGGAGATCAACTCGGCGCGGCGTCGGTCCCGTAACGAGCGGATGTTTGCTGACGGCATGCCATCACCTTCGTCAATGTGACATTCCAACTGCATTATGAGCTATGGTACGAACAGTAGCGTAGCGAAACCGAAAGTACTGGGGGTATTTCCTTGCCGGTGTCGCAGCGTCGGGTGCCGTGGGTTGCGTGGGGAATTGCGGCTACCCGCATGAGTATTCGCTGCCGAGTGCGCCCGGAAGCGTCCGCCGATCGGGTCCGCGTTTCGCACCGCGGTCTGGACGGCACAGCTTCAGTACCCACTCATGGCTGTGTCACCAGTACGCTCGTGCTAGCCCCGTTTACCGCACTCGCGGCTCTTGCAGTTGCGCTTGCGGCTGCACGCATATCCAACGGTCTGCAAAGACATCGTCTTCCCCGAAGGGGGATTTGAGGAATGTCATCCCGCCACCTCCTCGTCGAAAGGTCTATCCCCGAAGTGAAGTCGTAGTGTCGGTTGACGTACCGTTCCGCGCGGCGCCAGATTCCGAGACCGGTACCGGGGGCAGCACCGCAATCCTCGATGCTGCCCGAGCGGTCGCAACGGCGGGCGGTTTCAAGGCCGTGCGTCTCAAGACGGT is part of the Mycobacterium sp. HUMS_12744610 genome and encodes:
- a CDS encoding IS30 family transposase, whose amino-acid sequence is MLSSSRRVKKGPGRRPQSAKRERFTELRARGWSILAAGREVGVSRTAANNWARGYKTYRRGEAVGFVPALDRLAVRQISDRYLSEEERIGIADLRRTGMGVRQIATTLGRAPSTVSRELRRNSRRDGQYRPFEAHRWAVQRRARRHQRRVDKNPALCDLIAELLAQRWSPQQIARHLRREYPEDRLMWLCHESIYRAVYQPHSRLIRPPQVRSSHRGPLRTGRTHRRAHQRPGRRRPRFAQPMLSIHQRPFAPADRSQPGHWEGDLIVGKNQRSAIGTLVERQTRLIRLMHLPTRDADSLRIAIATTMGGLPSNLIRSITWDQGIEMARHTDITADLGVPVYFCDSRSPWQRGSNENANGLLRQYFPKGTSLSTYTPDHLRAVEYEINNRPRHTLEDRSPAELFTALLTSPDHQLLRR
- a CDS encoding TetR family transcriptional regulator, with amino-acid sequence MPSANIRSLRDRRRAELISEIQNTAHQLFAERGFAAVTTEDIAAAAGISISTYFRYAPTKEDLLVAPVRQTVAEIVASYRAQPSDASATETLMRLLIETAWDKANQNLQYWREAIRTAPHLLGESALISENDNHRLIELVATHMDVDAVTDIRPSLLVHTGLATAQFILRRWLSTDTKTSPPLHIQLEQALRITLAGFD